Within Actinoplanes sp. L3-i22, the genomic segment ATCTACACCTTCGACGGGGACGCGGCCGGGCAGAAGGCCGCGCTGCGCGCCTTCGAGGAGGACCAGCGCTTCGTCGGCCGGACGTTCATCGCGGTCAGCCCGGACAACATGGACCCGTGCGACCTGCGGCTGGCCCGCGGTGATCTCGCGGTGCGCGACATGATCGCCGGGCGTGAGCCGCTGGTCGACTTCGCGCTGCGGCACACCATCTCCCGCTTCGACCTGGACACGGTCGAGGGCCGGGTCGAGGCGATGCGCAAGGCCGCCCCCCTGGTCGCCAAGATCAAAGACCGGGAGAAGAGGCCTGAGTACGCCCGGAAGCTCGCCGGCGATCTCGGCATGGACCTGGAACCGGTGCAGCGTGCGGTGCACAACGCGGCCCGGGGCGAGGACGCCGAGCAGCGGGCGCCGCGCCGGCACGTGCCGGCTGACTCGCCGCAGCGGCTGGTCGAGCGCGAGGCCCTGAAACTGGCCCTGCAGGAGCCGGTGCTGGCCGGCCCGATGTTCGACGCCCTCGGCGCGGAGAACTATGCCGACCCGGTGCTGGCCGCCCTGCGGGAGGCGATCGCCGAGGCCGGTGGCGCGTGCTCGGCGACCGGTGGCGCCGTCTGGATCGAGAAGGTCCGCGGCTCCTGCGCCGATCTGGCCGCGCAGGGCCTGGTCAGCGAGCTGGCGGTCGAGCCGCTCCGGGTGGGCGGCGCGGTCGACCCGCGGTATGTCCAGGTCACCCTGGCGCGGCTGCAGGGTGCGGCGGTGACCACCCGGATCCACGACCTGAAGTCCAAGGTGCAGCGGCTCAACCCGGTCACCCACAAGGATCAGTATCTGGCGCTCGCCGGGGAGCTCTTCTCGCTGGAACAGCAGGCCCGGGCCCTGCGCGATCAGGCGGCAGGTGGCATGTGAAGCTCTTCCGGCGTAAGCCCCCGCTGCCGGCCGGGTCCCGGCCGCCGCTCGACGCCGAGGAGCGGGTGCTCGCCTGGTGCCCGTGCGAGCAGGGCGTCCTCGTCGCGACGAACCGGGGGCTCTGGCTGCCGTCGGCCGGTGACCGGCTCGGCTGGCACGAGATCCACAAGGTCGCCTGGTCCGGGCGGGAGCTGCGGATCACGCCGGCCGAGGTGGCCGAGGAACGGGACGGCTATACCGTGCTGGTGGACGGGCCGGTGGCGACGTTCCTGCTGCTGGCGCCGGGTGAGCTGCCCGATCAGGTGCGGACCAGGGTGACCCGCTCGGTGGCGTACACGACGCATCACGAGCTGGATCGCGGCTCGGTGCGGGTGGTCGGCCGCCGGGTCAGCGGGCAGGACGGGTTGAGCTGGGCGGTCCGCTACGACTCCGGCGCGTGGACGGACTGGCCGGCGATGGTCGAGGCGACCGACGATCTGGTCAGCGAGGCGCAGAAAACTGTCGCACCCCCTCCGTAAGGTTCGGTGGGTGACTGCCCTTATCCATGCTCGCGGATTGATCAAAAGGTTCGGCGACTTCACCGCTGTCGACGGCATCGACGTCGACGTGCAGGCCGGTGAGGCGTTCGGCTTCCTGGGGCCGAACGGCGCCGGGAAGAGCTCCACCATGCGGATGATCGGCTGCGTCTCGCCACCGACCGCCGGGGTGCTCCAGATCCTCGGGCAGGATCCGCGGCGTGACGGTCCGGCCATCCGGGCCCGGCTCGGCGTCTGCCCGCAGCTCGACAATCTGGACGTCGAGCTGACCGTCCGGGAGAACCTGACGACCTATGCCCGGTTCTTCGGCATCTCCCGGGCCACCGCCCGTCGCCGGGCCGACGAGCTGCTCGAGTTCGTGCAGCTGAGCGAGCGGGCCGGCAGCAAGGTGGAGCCGCTCTCCGGCGGCATGAAGCGGCGGCTGACGATCGCCCGGGCGCTGGTCAACGAGCCGGACATCGTGCTGCTCGACGAGCCCACCACCGGCCT encodes:
- a CDS encoding ABC transporter ATP-binding protein — encoded protein: MTALIHARGLIKRFGDFTAVDGIDVDVQAGEAFGFLGPNGAGKSSTMRMIGCVSPPTAGVLQILGQDPRRDGPAIRARLGVCPQLDNLDVELTVRENLTTYARFFGISRATARRRADELLEFVQLSERAGSKVEPLSGGMKRRLTIARALVNEPDIVLLDEPTTGLDPQARHLVWERLFRLKQQGVTLVLTTHYMDEAEQLCDRLVVMDGGRIVAEGSPRALIEQHSTREVVELRFATDDQGAYAGKLAGIADRVEVLPDRVLLYVADGDDALAEVHRRSLTPASALVRRAGLEDVFLHLTGRTLVD